ACCCGTTCGTAGTGATACGGGGAACGCGAGCCCAGCGGCGTGAGCGTCTCCCGTGCGAACCGCTCGATCGGCCGCTCATGCGTGGTCCCATGGACGCGCTGATCCGCGACCGTCACCGCCCACTCCTGCAGCCAGGCGTTCAAGGCGTCCCAGGAGGCAAAGCGGCGGCCCGCCAAGGCATTACGCTTCACATATTTCACGCCGCTTTCGACTTTGCCCTTGGTCTGCGCCCGATACGGCTGGCAGGCCCGCGGCGTAAAGCCATAGCGCCGCGCAAAATCCTCCCAGACCGGATGCCAGAGCACGCGGCCCTCGCGCCGGCCCAGGACCAGGGTCCGGGGGTTATCGTACAGACACTCCAACGGCACGCCGCCAAAATGCTGGAAGGCCCGCTCATGCCCATCGAGGAGCGCACTGAGCCGTTCATGCGGATAGGCTGACGCCCACAGTCGGCGAGAGTACCCGAGCGTGAACACAAAGATGTGGATGACTTCCAGCCGATCACCAATCCAGAGACGGGTTTGGCCAAAGTCCACTTGGGCTTGCTGGCCCGGATTCGTCTCAAACCGCACGGTCGCCACGGTCGCCCATGCTCGATCGACGCGGAGCGGTTGAATCGCCCGTTGCACTTGTTGATAGGTCCCCGCGAATCCTAACGCCTGCAGTTCCCGATGGAGCACCCGGCCGTTCCAATTCACTTCGGGGCCGCGGCGTTCCACGAATCGCCGATAGGGATCGATCTGACAGGGGCGGTGTCCCGGCGGCCGCGGGCGCCAGCCCCCCAGCCGTTGCCACCGTTTCACGGTATTGCGGGCCACGCCGAGAGCCCGGGCAATGGCTTTGATGCGCTCGCCGCGCTGCAGTCGCGCCAGCACCTCTCGCACGCCGT
The sequence above is drawn from the Nitrospira sp. CR1.1 genome and encodes:
- a CDS encoding IS21 family transposase, with translation MELAETLTTPVPSSRETTRTEEDGMLREDGVREVLARLQRGERIKAIARALGVARNTVKRWQRLGGWRPRPPGHRPCQIDPYRRFVERRGPEVNWNGRVLHRELQALGFAGTYQQVQRAIQPLRVDRAWATVATVRFETNPGQQAQVDFGQTRLWIGDRLEVIHIFVFTLGYSRRLWASAYPHERLSALLDGHERAFQHFGGVPLECLYDNPRTLVLGRREGRVLWHPVWEDFARRYGFTPRACQPYRAQTKGKVESGVKYVKRNALAGRRFASWDALNAWLQEWAVTVADQRVHGTTHERPIERFARETLTPLGSRSPYHYERVRLRRVPADALVAIAAARYSVPVEYVGTTVHVQESSRHYEIFHGGVCIARHAKTTRHAVVMDRAHYRGLLRAGGPAATPQPPQWDPGYGDLGEVMVRDLALYAAVAEPGGAS